A part of Mustela erminea isolate mMusErm1 chromosome 9, mMusErm1.Pri, whole genome shotgun sequence genomic DNA contains:
- the MRGPRG gene encoding mas-related G-protein coupled receptor member G codes for MFGLWRTINNVLFYLTLAVGLAGLLGNGLVLWHLGLHIKKGPLSLYLLHLAAADFLFLGCQVGLSAAQAALGTQDSLYFVVPFLGFSAGLWLLAAFSAERCLSHLFPACYRGRRPRHTSAVVCGLIWALTPPAVLLPAHACGLLGGRARPGTCLRYHAASVTWLLSLVCGACGAGLVLFVWGGCCSQRPRPQFFGVTLGSVLLLLLCGLPLVFCWSLRPLLGFLLPLFLPLATLLACVHGSARPLLHFMAGRQPGPRQPLRAVLQRALGEQAPLEAGGLSLPMGLL; via the coding sequence ATGTTCGGGCTCTGGAGAACCATCAACAATGTGCTCTTCTACCTCACCCTGGCCGTGGGCCTCGCAGGCCTGCTGGGCAACGGGCTGGTCCTCTGGCACCTGGGCCTGCACATCAAGAAGGGCCCCTTGTCCCTGTACCTGCTCCACCTGGCGGCCGCCGACTTCCTGTTCCTCGGCTGCCAGGTGGGCCTCTCCGCGGCCCAGGCCGCCCTGGGCACCCAGGACAGCCTCTACTTTGTGGTCCCCTTCCTGGGCTTCTCCGCGGGCCTCTGGCTGCTGGCGGCCTTCAGCGCTGAGCGTTGCCTCTCCCACCTCTTCCCGGCCTGCTACCGGGGCCGCCGGCCCAGGCACACCTCCGCCGTGGTCTGCGGCCTCATCTGGGCCCTGACGCCGCCCGCCGTGCTGCTGCCGGCCCACGCCTGCGGCCTGCTGGGGGGCCGCGCGCGCCCGGGGACCTGCCTGCGGTACCACGCGGCCAGCGTCACATGGCTGCTGTCCCTGGTGTGCGGGGCCTGCGGGGCCGGCCTGGTGCTCTTCGTCTGGGGGGGCTGCTGCTCCCAGCGCCCGCGGCCCCAGTTTTTCGGGGtcacactgggctccgtgctcctgctcctgctctgcgGCCTGCCCCTGGTCTTCTGCTGGAGCCTGCGGCCGCTGCTCGGCTTCCTGCTGCCGCTCTTCCTCCCGCTGGCCACGCTGCTGGCCTGCGTCCACGGCAGCGCCAGGCCGCTCCTCCACTTCATGGCCGGCCGCCAGCCGGGCCCCCGGCAGCCCCTGCGGGCCGTGCTCCAGCGAGCCCTGGGGGAGCAGGCCCCGCTGGAGGCCGGGGGGCTGTCCCTGCCCATGGGCCTCCTGTAG